One part of the Enterobacter sp. 638 genome encodes these proteins:
- a CDS encoding hybrid sensor histidine kinase/response regulator, with the protein MPFREYEIQSQHISELNQATLRVVIAIMALSYVSMIALFFGEYTWDYLFIALYYLGFLLTSILLRFIIKRNPGIFLVRRMFTMIHDYVAISVGLAVGEEKTLPIYAVMVWVTLGYGVRYGAFYLLAATIMSFISLSVIVFYNDYWSNHLYMVLALLLTTVVIPVYAKTLLTQVRQASTRALKATHTKAQLLAQVSHDLRQPIHAIGIYITCLREENLNPSGLKMVDNIDRSLVSVSHIFHSMLNFYTLDSGGINLKPEVFRLRNMLEECIKEHTVAAHEAGSQIRLDVEECWVKSDVSILIIIINNLISNAVKYGEGKLISLRSFHKNGSIMLAICDKGSGIEEKHLLHIFDEFFRIKKNRDKDLEGIGLGLSIVKRACSLAGLDINLVSRVGLGTCAVISNLKIASTPVVQDKPQEKLLMQLSGTRVFLIEDNPEMLDATQMLLQRWGCEVLPLESQDPTLLDTQCECDVIIADYDLGTKISGIEYIQAIRNMKAEQIPALLITGHDVTNISIFVKDLNIEIVSKPIKPVELRSVLTDIVRKTKAI; encoded by the coding sequence ATGCCATTTAGAGAATATGAAATTCAAAGCCAGCACATTTCAGAATTAAACCAGGCAACATTGCGGGTGGTCATCGCCATAATGGCACTAAGTTATGTCAGTATGATTGCTCTATTCTTTGGCGAATACACTTGGGATTATCTGTTTATTGCATTGTACTATTTGGGTTTTCTTTTAACATCAATCCTTTTAAGGTTCATCATAAAGCGTAATCCTGGTATTTTCCTTGTACGCCGTATGTTTACCATGATTCACGATTATGTGGCCATTTCGGTTGGCCTGGCTGTAGGAGAAGAAAAGACACTCCCAATATACGCTGTAATGGTATGGGTGACATTGGGTTATGGCGTACGTTATGGTGCTTTCTATCTCCTTGCTGCGACAATCATGTCGTTCATTTCTTTATCAGTAATAGTGTTCTACAACGATTACTGGTCTAACCATCTCTATATGGTACTGGCCTTATTGCTGACCACTGTCGTTATCCCAGTATACGCTAAAACACTTCTTACACAGGTACGCCAGGCGTCCACCCGAGCCCTTAAGGCAACACACACAAAAGCCCAGCTACTAGCCCAAGTCAGCCACGATCTTCGGCAACCCATTCACGCCATCGGAATCTATATTACCTGCCTCCGAGAAGAAAATTTAAACCCCAGCGGGCTTAAAATGGTCGATAACATCGATCGTTCTCTGGTTAGTGTGTCACATATATTTCATTCAATGCTCAATTTTTACACCCTGGATAGCGGGGGGATCAATCTGAAACCTGAAGTGTTCAGATTACGTAATATGCTTGAAGAATGCATTAAGGAACATACTGTTGCCGCACATGAAGCGGGAAGTCAGATACGACTGGATGTAGAAGAGTGTTGGGTCAAATCTGATGTCTCCATACTTATAATAATTATCAATAATCTGATCAGTAATGCCGTTAAATATGGGGAAGGTAAACTGATATCTCTGCGTAGTTTCCATAAGAATGGAAGTATAATGCTAGCTATATGTGATAAAGGTTCAGGCATAGAAGAGAAACATCTTCTGCATATTTTTGATGAGTTTTTCCGCATCAAAAAAAACAGAGATAAAGATCTTGAGGGTATTGGTCTTGGTTTGTCCATAGTAAAACGTGCCTGCTCCCTTGCAGGTTTAGATATCAATCTTGTCTCCCGTGTTGGTCTAGGGACCTGTGCTGTTATTTCAAATCTAAAGATTGCCAGTACCCCAGTTGTCCAAGATAAACCGCAAGAAAAACTACTCATGCAGCTTTCCGGGACTCGGGTGTTTCTTATTGAGGATAACCCCGAAATGCTGGATGCCACACAGATGCTACTTCAGCGTTGGGGATGTGAAGTCCTACCACTAGAATCACAGGATCCAACACTACTGGATACCCAATGTGAATGCGATGTTATCATTGCGGATTATGATCTGGGCACAAAAATTTCAGGTATTGAATATATACAGGCAATTCGAAATATGAAAGCAGAACAAATCCCTGCACTGCTCATCACAGGCCATGATGTCACTAATATTAGTATCTTTGTTAAGGATCTCAATATTGAGATAGTTTCCAAGCCTATTAAACCCGTGGAACTAAGAAGTGTACTAACGGATATCGTAAGAAAAACAAAAGCGATTTAA
- a CDS encoding autotransporter outer membrane beta-barrel domain-containing protein, with protein MNEVNYSKIKDYVQKVSANSFAKVFSLLLISLPISFEAKSSSCNTSDGTNGGTTVTSGDTCSIPADYNPSGNDTLVGAAAVTGGDAITLTGTGTGIQAGNRGIQANTLGSLNPEANGLERLLIGAQTLGVNTLDPVTGSNIVVAAYNSSAFNTSDWGQFNGLNTQTPTNVGDNQYINARFGTVQNGTLRVNIGDVGQLPSADVNTINMAAKQTMLTMAQGAGSTLIWESKNKILMGDALVASPGTTTQSTTIDIPVYAGTFTGFNGQTWTVSNATDLQQYNNALIDALQNGQLSSQAAYDQAFSQAVSFTSRIINYSYTINSGDDITQSAGNNYSMYASGTGAQAIIQTGGQIDQRGASVAAVNGASAEIQAGAQLSGHFNSLFIGSGSTGVNNGVISGGYFAENGWDTTGPGNYSNEYGEAYTVTVDGIGSNFSNDGIINVAGWTQFQGYSPDSWGIRVQSGSTASNAGIINTGVNNGSFSNSISGVIVANGGASNFTNMATGTIYLGRAAQYDVANPESVIDIANTIPQYGILLSDGQAVNNGIIEIGTLTENATAMAAVASSPTGLLVNNGAIHIRGAAGDNPLQNTGILAQNNGQTVVQNAGNITIAGVNGVGLKVISTTGTASASSVSGSLIEVAGGIDPTSGTRNYGVWAQGVNSSASLAGDIILSGQGGIGVLAREGATVNVGVGSAVEFNEAVDPLGCPNNCSNQIGYLIYGAGSSITNQSQQLDVASSGSTLFRIEDGASFSGNGQSLTASGRNSNIITGSGLNTTINTDAGVLTVNGEGATGIRIDGGASGNIQSGTIINLNGTGAIAGQVDGRKINISGVPGSTVYPSTLTNNAVIQSAARDAVGFITQYQGELTNNSSISLTSIGENTGVIVRDGGILNNNNMILVANGTGVLVEGSTALSALNNQGSITAENGVAGIHLRKGANLNMTGSGDVHSSGTADGILMGTDAVGISLASVNVNVTGSGSGVHNVQQGTTSNLTGMTITTASGAAILNEQSSSWSLSGTRLNSSSGWAVQNSGGDAVFMVANTVLTGAEGALLTENNASTQLNASSSTLNGRILTTSGKSNLALVDGTLWNMSADSNVTNLINASSTVNYTSDNVFKLLTVNQNYIGDDGFLNMNTALGDDNSPTDRLLVQGNTSGTTLVSVNNVGGAGAETVNGIELITVNGDSAGIFSQSGRIVAGAYDYSLARGAGGNNSNWYLTNRKTQEIPVTPGLPVDPGGPDTPKPAGPQVDPGGKLVLRPEGGSYAANIAAANTMFVMRLHDRLGETQYTDVLSGEEKVTSMWMRNVGGHTRFRDSSEQLKTQANRYVVQIGGDIAQWSSDGADRIHLGVMGGYANQHSNTRSHLSGYDSNGTVKGYNTGVYATWYQNAEEHTGFHIDSWLMYSWFDNTVKGEGLPSESYNSQGMTASLESGYTYHLADYFGSQGSINRWYMQPKVQIILMDVKADDHHEVNGTKVQGEGDGNIQTRLGLKTYVNGHHEMDNGNQRVFQPFIETNWIHNTRDFGASMNSVAIIQEGSRNIGELKMGVEGQINLRLQVWGNVAAQVGDAGYSDTSAMMGIKYSW; from the coding sequence ATGAACGAAGTTAACTATAGTAAAATTAAAGATTACGTTCAAAAGGTTAGTGCCAATAGTTTTGCTAAGGTATTTAGTTTATTACTAATATCGCTACCTATAAGTTTTGAAGCTAAGTCATCTTCTTGCAATACGTCAGATGGTACCAACGGCGGAACCACTGTGACGAGTGGAGATACCTGTTCAATTCCAGCAGACTATAACCCCAGTGGGAATGATACCTTGGTTGGTGCGGCGGCAGTCACTGGAGGAGATGCTATTACATTGACTGGCACAGGAACTGGTATTCAGGCAGGAAACAGGGGCATTCAGGCTAATACGCTCGGGAGTTTGAATCCTGAAGCGAATGGTCTTGAAAGACTGCTTATAGGAGCACAAACATTAGGTGTTAATACTTTAGACCCGGTAACGGGATCAAACATTGTTGTTGCCGCATACAACTCGTCTGCATTTAATACATCGGATTGGGGGCAATTCAACGGCCTTAATACCCAAACCCCAACCAACGTTGGTGATAACCAGTATATTAATGCTAGGTTTGGGACAGTACAAAATGGGACGCTACGCGTCAATATTGGCGACGTTGGTCAGTTACCTTCCGCAGATGTAAACACCATAAATATGGCTGCCAAACAAACCATGCTGACAATGGCCCAAGGGGCAGGTAGCACACTTATCTGGGAATCAAAAAACAAAATACTAATGGGGGATGCGCTAGTTGCCTCGCCTGGAACGACTACTCAATCAACGACGATTGACATTCCTGTGTATGCCGGCACCTTTACGGGATTTAACGGACAAACATGGACAGTCAGCAATGCAACTGATCTACAACAATATAATAACGCACTAATCGATGCGTTGCAGAATGGTCAATTATCTTCACAGGCTGCGTACGATCAGGCGTTTTCCCAGGCCGTAAGCTTTACATCGCGTATCATTAATTACAGCTATACCATTAATTCCGGTGATGATATTACTCAGAGTGCTGGAAATAATTATTCTATGTATGCAAGCGGTACCGGGGCTCAGGCCATTATTCAAACAGGTGGCCAGATTGATCAGCGTGGCGCAAGTGTAGCGGCAGTGAATGGTGCATCTGCTGAAATTCAAGCGGGAGCTCAACTATCGGGGCATTTCAATTCACTGTTTATCGGGAGTGGTTCGACTGGTGTCAATAATGGAGTCATTTCTGGAGGTTATTTTGCTGAAAATGGCTGGGATACGACTGGCCCTGGGAATTATAGTAATGAGTATGGAGAGGCGTATACAGTCACGGTAGATGGCATCGGAAGTAATTTCAGTAATGACGGCATTATCAACGTCGCAGGATGGACGCAGTTTCAAGGGTATTCACCGGATTCTTGGGGCATACGTGTTCAGTCCGGGTCTACTGCAAGCAATGCCGGGATCATTAATACGGGTGTGAATAATGGATCGTTCAGTAATTCAATATCGGGAGTGATCGTTGCAAATGGTGGGGCAAGCAATTTCACGAATATGGCTACCGGGACCATTTATCTTGGTCGTGCTGCACAATATGATGTGGCCAACCCTGAGAGCGTTATTGATATCGCAAATACTATACCCCAATATGGTATTTTGCTGAGTGATGGTCAGGCAGTAAACAACGGCATAATTGAAATTGGCACACTAACCGAAAATGCGACTGCAATGGCCGCAGTAGCCTCTTCACCAACGGGATTGCTGGTGAACAACGGGGCCATCCACATTCGGGGAGCTGCCGGTGATAATCCCCTGCAGAATACTGGGATCCTTGCTCAAAACAACGGACAAACCGTAGTGCAAAACGCAGGAAATATCACGATAGCAGGTGTTAACGGTGTGGGGCTGAAAGTCATTTCTACAACAGGAACCGCATCTGCCTCATCGGTTTCAGGCAGTCTGATTGAAGTAGCTGGCGGTATCGATCCGACGAGCGGTACCCGAAATTACGGAGTTTGGGCGCAAGGAGTAAACAGCAGTGCCAGCCTTGCAGGGGATATTATTTTGTCCGGGCAAGGGGGTATTGGTGTGCTGGCCAGAGAAGGTGCAACGGTAAATGTCGGGGTGGGATCGGCGGTTGAGTTTAATGAAGCAGTTGATCCTCTCGGGTGCCCCAATAATTGCAGCAACCAGATAGGCTATCTGATCTATGGTGCAGGATCTTCAATTACCAATCAGTCCCAGCAACTAGATGTAGCCAGTTCGGGATCTACATTGTTTCGGATTGAGGATGGAGCTTCGTTCTCAGGAAATGGGCAATCTCTTACAGCATCAGGAAGGAATTCTAATATTATTACTGGTAGTGGCCTAAATACGACCATAAATACCGATGCCGGTGTCCTCACTGTTAATGGGGAAGGGGCTACGGGGATCCGTATTGACGGTGGTGCATCGGGAAATATTCAATCTGGTACTATTATTAATCTTAACGGGACTGGTGCTATAGCAGGCCAAGTTGACGGGCGAAAAATCAATATATCAGGAGTGCCTGGTAGTACAGTTTATCCTTCAACTCTGACTAATAATGCTGTCATCCAGTCTGCGGCCAGAGATGCAGTTGGATTTATCACTCAGTATCAGGGGGAACTGACAAATAATTCCAGCATTTCACTTACAAGCATAGGAGAAAATACAGGTGTAATTGTCCGGGATGGGGGTATATTAAATAATAATAATATGATTTTGGTGGCTAACGGCACCGGGGTTCTGGTTGAAGGTAGCACGGCACTTTCCGCTCTGAATAACCAAGGCTCAATTACCGCTGAAAATGGTGTAGCGGGTATTCATTTGCGTAAGGGTGCAAACCTGAACATGACCGGCTCCGGTGATGTTCATTCGTCAGGAACTGCGGATGGCATTTTAATGGGAACTGATGCGGTGGGTATTTCATTAGCATCGGTCAACGTCAATGTTACAGGTAGCGGAAGTGGCGTCCATAACGTCCAGCAGGGAACAACAAGCAATCTCACAGGGATGACCATCACTACGGCGAGTGGGGCTGCAATATTAAATGAGCAGTCTTCATCCTGGTCGCTATCAGGCACACGTCTAAATTCCTCCTCCGGTTGGGCGGTTCAGAACAGTGGTGGTGATGCAGTTTTCATGGTGGCCAACACGGTGCTAACCGGAGCGGAAGGGGCTTTACTGACCGAAAACAATGCATCAACACAACTGAATGCATCTTCATCAACATTAAATGGCAGGATCCTGACAACGTCAGGGAAAAGTAATCTAGCACTGGTAGATGGCACGTTGTGGAATATGTCTGCTGACTCGAACGTTACCAATTTAATAAATGCCAGTAGCACAGTTAATTACACCTCCGATAATGTATTTAAGTTGCTTACAGTAAATCAGAATTATATCGGTGATGATGGGTTTCTTAACATGAACACGGCCCTCGGTGATGATAATTCTCCAACCGATCGATTGCTTGTACAGGGAAATACATCCGGGACGACTTTGGTTAGTGTCAACAATGTTGGAGGTGCCGGGGCGGAAACGGTGAATGGTATTGAACTTATCACGGTAAATGGGGATTCTGCAGGCATTTTTAGTCAGTCCGGGCGTATCGTTGCTGGTGCCTATGATTATTCCCTGGCCCGCGGGGCTGGGGGAAACAATAGTAACTGGTATCTTACAAACCGTAAAACTCAGGAAATCCCCGTGACACCAGGCTTGCCGGTTGATCCTGGCGGTCCGGATACGCCGAAACCCGCAGGGCCACAGGTTGACCCAGGAGGCAAACTGGTACTCAGACCTGAAGGGGGAAGTTACGCGGCAAACATCGCCGCAGCAAATACAATGTTTGTAATGCGGCTGCATGATCGACTTGGTGAAACGCAATATACAGATGTGCTCTCTGGTGAAGAGAAAGTCACCAGTATGTGGATGCGAAACGTTGGTGGGCATACCCGGTTCAGAGACAGCAGTGAGCAACTTAAAACGCAGGCGAACAGATATGTTGTCCAGATCGGTGGGGATATTGCCCAATGGAGTAGTGATGGAGCCGATCGTATCCATTTAGGCGTTATGGGTGGCTATGCCAACCAGCATAGTAATACCCGCTCACACCTTAGCGGATATGATTCCAATGGGACGGTTAAAGGTTACAACACAGGTGTATATGCCACGTGGTATCAGAATGCAGAGGAACATACAGGGTTCCATATTGACAGCTGGTTAATGTATAGCTGGTTTGATAATACAGTGAAGGGAGAGGGGCTTCCCTCGGAGTCGTATAATTCACAAGGGATGACAGCATCGCTTGAAAGTGGGTATACCTACCATCTCGCCGATTACTTTGGCAGTCAGGGAAGCATAAACCGCTGGTATATGCAGCCTAAAGTTCAAATTATCTTAATGGATGTTAAAGCTGACGATCATCATGAAGTAAATGGAACGAAGGTACAGGGAGAGGGAGATGGAAATATCCAGACACGTCTTGGATTGAAAACATATGTTAATGGCCACCATGAGATGGATAATGGAAATCAGAGAGTCTTTCAACCCTTCATCGAAACAAACTGGATACATAACACCCGTGATTTTGGGGCTTCAATGAATAGCGTCGCAATTATTCAGGAAGGCAGTCGCAATATCGGTGAGTTAAAAATGGGTGTTGAAGGACAGATTAATCTGAGACTACAGGTCTGGGGGAACGTAGCGGCTCAGGTCGGAGATGCTGGTTACAGTGATACATCAGCAATGATGGGTATTAAATACAGTTGGTAG
- a CDS encoding response regulator transcription factor, which translates to MTIIIADDHPLFRDAMAKKLAQQNDPDIIEAGSFSELESVLETFPAPDILILDLQFPGLDSLSKLVTLKNKLKRTALIIVSMNTDAALVQAVMATGVDGYISKNVPPEQLLSDIADIQNGNIVVNYIPGTLPNLRVTPAELDLLTERQREVLQLLVQGKSNKQIAQSLNISPFTVRIHVSQVLHVLGVPTRTVAIAQYSHLI; encoded by the coding sequence ATGACAATCATTATCGCAGATGACCATCCATTGTTCAGAGATGCGATGGCGAAAAAACTCGCACAACAGAATGATCCCGATATCATAGAAGCAGGTAGTTTTTCTGAGCTGGAGTCGGTTCTCGAAACCTTCCCGGCTCCTGACATTTTAATTCTTGATCTGCAATTTCCTGGGCTGGATTCACTTTCAAAACTGGTCACACTGAAAAACAAACTCAAAAGAACCGCGTTGATTATTGTTTCAATGAATACGGATGCCGCCCTTGTTCAGGCAGTCATGGCCACCGGGGTTGACGGATACATCAGCAAAAATGTTCCTCCTGAACAACTACTGAGCGATATTGCTGACATTCAGAACGGAAACATTGTGGTTAATTATATACCGGGGACCCTTCCCAACCTGCGGGTGACGCCAGCAGAACTGGACTTGTTGACAGAACGGCAGAGAGAGGTTCTACAGTTACTGGTGCAAGGAAAATCGAATAAACAAATTGCGCAATCGCTCAACATATCACCGTTTACAGTACGCATCCATGTTTCGCAGGTTCTTCATGTACTAGGTGTGCCAACTCGAACAGTCGCAATTGCGCAATATTCACATCTTATCTGA